The following are encoded together in the Mumia sp. Pv4-285 genome:
- a CDS encoding TraR/DksA family transcriptional regulator, producing MAGTTKTRKASAVTRGAAAIKVAARKVGSTAKKATPAKKAAAKKATPAKKTAAKRATPPKKATPAKKTAAKKASPAKKTAAKKTAAKKTAAKKTVAKKASPAKKATPAKKTAAKKATPAKKTVAKKATPAKKTAAKKTAAPAKKTAVKKTAAKKSPPAKKTAAKKSRTTGAKRTVTNPTTTVDTLAVKPDEDAWTTAEIDEVRAELTADRTRLLDEIGIAERGLADLLSGGVDGAGNDQADVGSNSLERDAEMSLVANHRDLLLQVEKALSRIDAGTYGNCENCGEPIGKMRLMAFPRATLCMTCKQREERR from the coding sequence ATGGCGGGCACGACGAAGACACGCAAGGCGAGCGCTGTCACGCGTGGCGCTGCGGCCATCAAGGTCGCGGCCCGCAAGGTCGGCAGCACGGCCAAGAAGGCGACGCCGGCCAAGAAGGCGGCCGCGAAGAAGGCGACGCCGGCGAAGAAGACGGCCGCGAAGCGGGCGACGCCCCCGAAGAAGGCGACGCCCGCGAAGAAGACCGCGGCGAAGAAGGCCTCGCCGGCTAAGAAGACGGCCGCGAAGAAGACCGCGGCGAAGAAGACCGCGGCGAAGAAGACCGTGGCGAAGAAGGCCTCGCCGGCCAAGAAGGCGACGCCGGCCAAGAAGACGGCCGCGAAGAAGGCGACGCCCGCGAAGAAGACCGTGGCGAAGAAGGCGACGCCCGCGAAGAAGACCGCGGCGAAGAAGACAGCAGCGCCGGCCAAGAAGACCGCAGTCAAGAAGACAGCGGCGAAGAAGAGCCCGCCCGCCAAGAAGACGGCGGCGAAGAAGTCCCGGACGACAGGAGCGAAGAGAACTGTGACAAATCCCACGACGACGGTCGACACGCTGGCCGTCAAGCCCGACGAGGACGCCTGGACCACCGCGGAGATCGACGAGGTCCGTGCAGAGCTCACGGCCGACCGCACCCGGCTGCTCGACGAGATCGGGATCGCCGAGCGTGGCCTCGCCGACCTGCTCAGCGGCGGTGTCGACGGTGCCGGCAACGACCAGGCCGACGTGGGGTCCAACTCGCTCGAGCGCGACGCCGAGATGTCGCTGGTCGCCAACCACCGCGACCTTCTTCTCCAGGTCGAGAAGGCGCTCTCCCGGATCGACGCGGGCACCTACGGCAACTGCGAGAACTGCGGTGAGCCGATCGGGAAGATGCGGCTGATGGCGTTCCCGCGTGCGACACTGTGCATGACATGCAAGCAACGCGAGGAACGTCGCTGA
- a CDS encoding RluA family pseudouridine synthase, producing MTATPADAEHRTYFVPDGLAGERVDAALARLLGLSRSRVADLVAEGHVTVDHRPAAKSDRVEAGAFLEVTIPRQRDAAVVVPEIIEDLRIVHDDDEIVVVDKPAGVAAHPSVGWTGPTVVGHLAGAGFRISTSGAPERQGIVQRLDVGTSGLMVVAKSEHAYTVLKRAFRNREVDKTYHALVQGHPDPLEGTVDAPIGRHPKHDWKFAVMADGRASVTHYETLEAHRFASLLEIKLETGRTHQIRVHMAALKHPCVGDPLYGSDPTLTKRIGLERQWLHAHRLGFEHPRSRDWVTFESAYPDDLQHALDVIRAAD from the coding sequence ATGACCGCCACCCCCGCGGACGCGGAGCACCGGACCTACTTCGTGCCCGACGGACTGGCGGGTGAGCGCGTCGATGCCGCCCTGGCGAGGTTGCTCGGGCTGTCCCGCAGCCGCGTGGCCGACCTCGTCGCCGAGGGCCACGTCACCGTCGACCACCGTCCGGCCGCGAAGTCGGACCGTGTCGAGGCCGGCGCGTTCCTCGAGGTGACGATCCCGCGGCAGCGTGACGCGGCCGTGGTCGTGCCCGAGATCATCGAGGACCTGCGCATCGTGCACGACGACGACGAGATCGTCGTGGTCGACAAGCCTGCGGGCGTCGCAGCGCACCCGAGCGTGGGCTGGACGGGCCCGACCGTGGTGGGCCACCTCGCAGGCGCGGGCTTCCGGATCAGCACGTCGGGTGCACCCGAGCGTCAGGGCATCGTCCAGCGGCTCGACGTGGGCACCAGCGGTCTGATGGTGGTCGCGAAGTCGGAGCACGCCTACACCGTCCTCAAGCGGGCGTTCCGCAACCGTGAGGTGGACAAGACCTACCACGCACTCGTGCAGGGCCACCCTGACCCGCTGGAGGGCACGGTGGACGCCCCGATCGGGCGTCACCCCAAGCACGACTGGAAGTTCGCCGTGATGGCGGACGGCCGCGCGAGCGTGACCCACTACGAGACGCTCGAGGCGCACCGGTTCGCCAGCCTCCTCGAGATCAAGCTGGAGACGGGGCGAACCCATCAGATCCGGGTGCACATGGCCGCGCTCAAGCACCCGTGCGTCGGTGACCCGCTGTACGGCTCAGACCCCACGCTGACCAAGCGCATCGGCCTCGAGCGGCAGTGGCTCCACGCCCACCGGCTCGGTTTCGAGCACCCTCGCTCGCGCGACTGGGTGACCTTCGAGTCCGCGTACCCCGATGATCTCCAGCACGCGCTGGACGTCATTCGGGCCGCGGACTGA
- the dnaE gene encoding DNA polymerase III subunit alpha, whose protein sequence is MSSADSFVHLHVHTEYSMLDGAARLTEMFARTAELGMDAIAMTDHGNVFGAYDFYRKAKAAGVKPIIGMEAYLTPDTHRTERKRVQWNKGGGDDVSGGGAFTHMTLLAESTAGMHNLFRLSSRSSLEGFFYKPRADRELLSEYAQGMIATTGCPSGEVQTWLRIGDYAKARQSAAEFMDIFGRDNFFVELMDHGLSIETRVRDDLLRLAKDLDLRLVATNDSHYTHPDDSTAHEALLCVQSGKTLADPTRFKFDGNGYYIKSPAEMRKIWEQDAGLAEACDTTLLIAERCEVEFTEGNGTFMPRFPVPDGESEETWLLKEVDRGLAERYPDGITEDVRKRADFEVDVILKMGFAGYFLVVADFINWAKENGIRVGPGRGSGAGSMVAYAMRITDLDPIVHGLIFERFLNPDRVSMPDFDVDFDERRRGEVIRYVTDKYGDDRVSQIVTYGTIKSKQAVKDASRVLGYPFSMGERITKAMPPLVMGKDVPLKEIFNAEHSRYNEGGEFRSLYDTDPDAKKVVDTAVGLEGLKRQWGVHAAGVIMSSEPLLDIIPVMKREQDGAIITQFDYPTCESLGLIKMDFLGLRNLTVLDDALDNIKNNRDETVVLEDLELYDDETFALLSRGDTLGVFQLDGGPMRALLRSMRPDSFEDISAVGALYRPGPMGADSHNKYARRKNGREKVEAIHPDLADALEDILGETYGLIVYQEQVMAIAQQLAGYTLGQADLLRRAMGKKKKSELDKQFENFSAGMRERGFSAAAVKTLWDILLPFSDYAFNKAHSAAYGVVSYWTAYLKAHYPAEYMAALLTSVRGDKDKSAIYLNECRRMGIKVLPPDVNDSEANFTAVGPDIRFGLSAVRNVGHNVVDAIVEARTQKEPFTDFADFMEKVPPVVCNKRVIESLIKSGAFDSLKHHRRALVTVHEDAVDQYVDLKRNEAIGQDSLFAGLDDGEAGFAGTAVVVPDLDEWDKTTLLAHEREMLGLYVSDHPLFGLEHVLRAASDCTIGDVIADEERPDGSPITVAGLVTSIQRKLTKKGDPWAIVTVEDLEGAVNVMLFPSVYTLSGHLLVEDAVVVVKGRLKRKEDTPEISAMELTAADLSVGDDGPVVISIPTARCTPPTLDQLRDVLSSHPGATEVHLRLVGSQSTKLMRLDPRLRVSPSSSLIADLKALLGPGCLAS, encoded by the coding sequence ATGTCGAGCGCCGACTCGTTCGTGCACCTCCACGTCCACACCGAGTACTCCATGCTCGACGGCGCGGCGAGACTGACGGAGATGTTCGCCCGTACGGCGGAGCTGGGGATGGACGCCATCGCCATGACCGACCACGGCAACGTGTTCGGCGCGTACGACTTCTACCGCAAGGCGAAGGCCGCGGGCGTCAAGCCGATCATCGGCATGGAGGCCTACCTCACCCCCGACACCCACCGCACCGAGCGCAAGCGCGTCCAGTGGAACAAGGGCGGCGGCGACGACGTCTCGGGTGGTGGCGCGTTCACCCACATGACTCTGCTGGCCGAGAGCACGGCCGGCATGCACAACCTGTTCCGGTTGTCGTCACGGTCGTCGCTCGAAGGCTTCTTCTACAAGCCGCGCGCCGACCGCGAGCTCCTCTCCGAGTACGCGCAGGGCATGATCGCGACGACCGGCTGCCCCTCCGGGGAGGTCCAGACCTGGTTGCGGATCGGCGACTACGCCAAGGCGCGGCAGTCGGCCGCGGAGTTCATGGACATCTTCGGCCGCGACAACTTCTTCGTGGAGCTGATGGACCACGGGCTGTCGATCGAGACCCGGGTCCGCGACGACCTCCTGCGGCTCGCCAAGGACCTCGACCTCCGACTCGTCGCGACCAACGACTCCCACTACACGCACCCCGACGACAGCACTGCCCACGAGGCGCTGCTGTGCGTCCAGTCCGGCAAGACGCTGGCCGACCCGACGCGCTTCAAGTTCGACGGCAACGGCTACTACATCAAGTCGCCGGCGGAGATGCGCAAGATCTGGGAGCAGGACGCCGGGCTCGCCGAGGCCTGCGACACCACGCTGCTGATCGCCGAGCGCTGCGAGGTCGAGTTCACCGAGGGCAACGGCACGTTCATGCCTCGGTTCCCGGTCCCCGACGGCGAGTCCGAGGAGACCTGGCTGCTCAAGGAGGTCGACCGCGGCCTCGCCGAGCGCTACCCGGACGGCATCACCGAGGACGTCCGCAAGCGGGCCGACTTCGAGGTCGACGTGATCCTCAAGATGGGGTTCGCCGGCTACTTCCTGGTCGTCGCCGACTTCATCAACTGGGCCAAGGAGAACGGCATCCGCGTCGGCCCCGGCCGTGGCTCCGGCGCCGGCTCGATGGTGGCGTACGCGATGCGGATCACCGATCTCGACCCGATCGTGCACGGACTGATCTTCGAGCGGTTCCTCAACCCCGACCGAGTGTCGATGCCCGACTTCGACGTCGACTTCGACGAGCGCCGGCGTGGCGAGGTCATCCGCTACGTCACCGACAAGTACGGCGACGACCGGGTCTCGCAGATCGTCACCTACGGCACGATCAAGTCCAAGCAGGCGGTCAAGGACGCCTCCCGCGTCCTCGGCTACCCGTTCTCGATGGGGGAGCGGATCACCAAGGCCATGCCGCCGCTGGTGATGGGCAAGGACGTCCCGCTCAAGGAGATCTTCAACGCCGAGCACTCCCGTTACAACGAGGGCGGCGAGTTCCGCTCCCTCTACGACACCGACCCCGACGCCAAGAAGGTCGTCGATACGGCGGTCGGGCTGGAGGGCCTGAAGCGGCAGTGGGGCGTCCACGCCGCCGGCGTCATCATGTCGAGCGAGCCGCTGCTCGACATCATCCCCGTGATGAAGCGCGAGCAGGACGGCGCGATCATCACGCAGTTCGACTACCCGACGTGCGAGTCGCTCGGGCTGATCAAGATGGACTTCCTGGGGCTCCGCAACCTCACGGTCCTCGACGACGCCCTCGACAACATCAAGAACAACCGCGACGAGACGGTCGTCCTCGAGGACCTCGAGCTGTACGACGACGAGACGTTCGCGCTGCTGTCGCGCGGCGACACGCTGGGCGTCTTCCAGCTCGACGGCGGCCCGATGCGGGCTCTGCTCCGCAGCATGCGACCCGACAGCTTCGAGGACATCTCGGCCGTCGGCGCGCTCTACCGTCCGGGCCCGATGGGCGCCGACTCCCACAACAAGTACGCCCGCCGCAAGAACGGCCGCGAGAAGGTCGAGGCGATCCACCCCGACCTCGCCGACGCACTCGAGGACATCCTCGGCGAGACGTACGGCCTGATCGTCTATCAAGAGCAGGTCATGGCGATCGCCCAGCAGCTCGCCGGCTACACGCTCGGACAGGCCGACCTGCTCCGTCGCGCGATGGGCAAGAAGAAGAAGTCCGAGCTGGACAAGCAGTTCGAGAACTTCTCGGCCGGCATGCGGGAGCGGGGATTCTCCGCGGCGGCGGTCAAGACGTTGTGGGACATCCTTCTGCCGTTCTCCGACTACGCGTTCAACAAGGCGCACTCCGCGGCGTACGGCGTGGTGTCCTACTGGACCGCCTACCTGAAGGCTCACTATCCCGCCGAGTACATGGCAGCCCTGCTGACCAGCGTCCGGGGCGACAAGGACAAGTCGGCGATCTACCTCAACGAGTGCCGGCGCATGGGCATCAAGGTCCTGCCGCCGGACGTCAACGACTCCGAGGCCAACTTCACGGCGGTCGGTCCCGACATCCGCTTCGGTCTCTCGGCCGTGCGCAACGTCGGACACAACGTGGTCGACGCGATCGTCGAGGCCCGCACGCAGAAGGAGCCCTTCACCGACTTCGCCGACTTCATGGAGAAGGTCCCACCAGTCGTCTGCAACAAGCGCGTGATCGAGTCCCTCATCAAGTCGGGGGCGTTCGACTCGCTCAAGCACCACCGGCGTGCGCTGGTCACCGTCCACGAGGACGCGGTCGACCAGTACGTCGATCTCAAGCGCAACGAGGCCATCGGCCAGGACTCCCTCTTCGCCGGGCTCGACGACGGTGAGGCGGGCTTCGCCGGCACGGCCGTCGTCGTCCCGGACCTCGACGAGTGGGACAAGACGACGCTGCTCGCCCACGAGCGGGAGATGCTCGGTCTCTACGTCTCCGACCACCCGCTCTTCGGCCTCGAGCACGTCCTCCGCGCCGCCAGCGACTGCACGATCGGCGACGTGATCGCCGACGAGGAGCGGCCGGACGGGTCGCCGATCACGGTGGCCGGCCTGGTGACGTCGATCCAACGCAAGCTGACCAAGAAGGGTGACCCCTGGGCGATCGTCACCGTCGAGGACCTCGAGGGTGCGGTCAACGTGATGCTGTTCCCCTCGGTCTACACGCTGTCAGGGCACCTGCTCGTCGAGGATGCGGTCGTGGTGGTCAAGGGACGCCTCAAGCGCAAGGAGGACACCCCCGAGATCTCGGCGATGGAGCTCACTGCCGCCGACCTGTCGGTGGGGGACGACGGTCCTGTGGTGATCTCGATCCCGACCGCGCGGTGCACCCCGCCGACGCTCGACCAGCTCCGTGACGTCCTGTCGAGCCACCCCGGCGCCACCGAGGTGCACCTGCGGCTCGTGGGCAGTCAGAGCACCAAGCTGATGCGGCTGGACCCGCGACTGAGGGTCAGTCCGTCGTCGTCGCTGATCGCCGACCTCAAGGCCTTGCTGGGCCCTGGGTGCCTCGCGTCGTGA
- a CDS encoding Vms1/Ankzf1 family peptidyl-tRNA hydrolase, whose protein sequence is MHFQWLTAQLPADEMLATVVMDASRDTEAGDRAVGARWSELRRSLDRQGITRDMAAVLEEQALQPTRGSGPHGRLIVAGSQGILMDRLLLFPPRKDEAVLSVGPDVFALAREADDTVRYLLAVVDRTGCDITLYDSTSGAVGGQPHRESVEGDHDVLNKIRGGGLSHKRIESRVEDSWERNAETVAGELDRIVGERRPDLVVITGDLRAVALVQGALGVPAKEITEHVSGGARNNGVNGSFDARVDDAVEAFRVKRRSVAIERFQQEHGRGGMAVTGLNRVLEALRMSQVEELLISDAVAGPVSSLAETKVWVGDKPLELSMHRDEIRQLSSGDARARRGDLALGTAAAQQDAGITIVYGDAAELTDGIGALLRWDPAKPSGLVEPG, encoded by the coding sequence ATGCACTTCCAGTGGTTGACCGCGCAGCTTCCGGCTGACGAGATGCTGGCGACCGTCGTGATGGACGCGAGTCGCGACACGGAGGCCGGCGACCGCGCCGTCGGGGCCCGATGGTCCGAGCTGCGACGATCGCTCGACCGTCAGGGCATCACACGTGACATGGCCGCGGTCCTCGAGGAACAGGCGCTGCAGCCGACGCGCGGTTCTGGCCCGCACGGCCGTCTGATCGTCGCAGGGTCCCAGGGCATCCTGATGGACCGTCTGCTGCTCTTCCCGCCGCGCAAGGACGAGGCCGTCCTGTCGGTGGGGCCGGACGTGTTCGCGCTGGCGCGGGAGGCCGACGACACGGTCCGCTACCTGCTGGCCGTCGTCGACCGTACAGGTTGCGACATCACGCTGTACGACTCCACGTCCGGCGCGGTCGGCGGTCAGCCCCACCGCGAGAGCGTCGAGGGCGACCACGACGTCCTCAACAAGATCCGCGGCGGCGGTCTGTCCCACAAGCGCATCGAGAGCCGCGTCGAGGACTCGTGGGAGCGCAACGCGGAGACGGTCGCGGGCGAGCTCGACCGGATCGTGGGCGAGCGCCGACCGGACCTCGTGGTCATCACGGGCGACCTGCGGGCCGTGGCTCTGGTCCAGGGTGCGCTCGGAGTGCCCGCCAAGGAGATCACCGAGCACGTCTCCGGCGGGGCGCGCAACAACGGAGTCAACGGATCCTTCGACGCCAGGGTCGACGACGCCGTCGAGGCGTTCAGGGTGAAGCGCCGCTCTGTCGCGATCGAACGCTTCCAGCAGGAGCACGGCCGCGGAGGGATGGCCGTCACGGGGCTGAACCGCGTCCTCGAGGCTCTCCGCATGTCGCAGGTCGAGGAGCTGCTGATCAGCGACGCCGTCGCGGGTCCGGTGAGCTCGCTCGCGGAGACCAAGGTGTGGGTGGGTGACAAGCCGCTGGAGCTGTCGATGCACCGGGACGAGATCCGTCAGCTGTCGTCGGGTGACGCCCGCGCACGACGCGGAGACCTCGCACTCGGTACGGCGGCCGCTCAGCAGGATGCCGGCATCACGATCGTGTACGGCGACGCGGCCGAGCTGACCGACGGGATCGGAGCGCTGCTGCGCTGGGACCCGGCGAAGCCGTCAGGCCTCGTCGAGCCCGGCTGA
- the lspA gene encoding signal peptidase II has product MQATRGTSLTPDDDTNPPTARSRRIVLFAAVAVVGYLTDLITKILAVARLEDADPVVVIPHVLHLTFVRNAGAAFGMATGFTIVLTVVAVTVCVVVIRMARQLRDPVWAVGLGMLLAGALGNLTDRIFREPSVLQGHVVDFLQFPDWPPNWPVFNVADIMINVAAVIIVVQTVRGVGLDGTKADKKSDPDPDTA; this is encoded by the coding sequence ATGCAAGCAACGCGAGGAACGTCGCTGACCCCCGACGACGACACCAACCCGCCTACGGCACGATCCCGACGGATCGTGCTGTTCGCCGCTGTGGCCGTTGTCGGTTATCTCACCGACCTCATCACCAAGATCCTGGCCGTGGCGCGTCTCGAGGACGCCGATCCGGTCGTCGTCATCCCGCACGTGCTCCACCTGACGTTCGTCCGCAACGCCGGTGCCGCGTTCGGGATGGCGACGGGCTTCACGATCGTGCTGACCGTGGTCGCGGTCACGGTCTGCGTCGTCGTCATCCGGATGGCACGCCAGCTCCGTGACCCCGTGTGGGCCGTCGGGCTCGGCATGCTGCTGGCGGGAGCGCTCGGCAACCTGACCGACCGGATCTTCCGGGAGCCGTCGGTGCTGCAGGGGCACGTCGTCGACTTCCTCCAGTTCCCGGACTGGCCGCCGAACTGGCCGGTCTTCAACGTCGCCGACATCATGATCAACGTCGCCGCCGTCATCATCGTGGTCCAGACGGTCCGCGGCGTCGGACTCGACGGGACGAAGGCCGACAAGAAGTCGGACCCCGACCCGGACACGGCATGA